In a genomic window of Methanomassiliicoccus sp.:
- a CDS encoding indole-3-glycerol-phosphate synthase yields MTDMLETLVRDAQRTVGSGYYDVVDSFRPGVGLSAALSAHPRFPVIAEVKLASPSRGSFSIHSPEKLIGSYISGGAAALSVLTEPGAFQGSLDSLRKAVRSGRPVLMKDFLVSRRQLEAAAAIGAGTVLMIQEVFDFLPLSSRDGLIDLAHQSGLEVLLEAGSEKTLMEAMKSDADLLGINQRDLRTFIIDKDKGVRLLPLALQASRPVVVMSGIEERRAVEVLKEMGASGVLVGGSLSSSKDPEAALGGLVVPR; encoded by the coding sequence ATGACGGACATGTTGGAGACTCTGGTGCGCGACGCCCAGCGCACGGTCGGTTCCGGGTACTACGATGTCGTCGATTCCTTCAGACCGGGGGTCGGGCTATCCGCCGCGTTGTCGGCGCACCCGCGGTTCCCGGTGATCGCCGAGGTCAAACTGGCTTCGCCCTCTCGAGGGTCCTTTTCGATCCACTCGCCAGAAAAGCTCATCGGGAGCTACATCTCGGGCGGGGCCGCCGCCCTCTCCGTGCTCACCGAGCCAGGAGCGTTCCAAGGCTCCCTGGACTCCCTGCGCAAAGCGGTTCGAAGCGGCAGGCCAGTGCTTATGAAGGACTTCCTGGTATCCCGGCGTCAGCTGGAGGCTGCTGCGGCCATCGGGGCGGGGACAGTGCTCATGATCCAGGAAGTATTCGATTTTCTCCCGCTCTCGAGCAGGGACGGGCTGATTGACCTCGCCCACCAATCCGGCCTCGAGGTCCTGCTGGAAGCGGGAAGCGAGAAGACGCTGATGGAGGCGATGAAGAGCGATGCCGACCTGCTGGGAATAAATCAGAGGGACCTGAGGACATTTATCATCGACAAGGACAAGGGTGTTCGTCTCCTCCCCCTGGCCCTCCAGGCCTCCCGCCCGGTGGTGGTCATGAGCGGTATCGAGGAGAGGAGGGCGGTGGAGGTGCTGAAGGAGATGGGAGCCAGCGGCGTGCTCGTCGGCGGCAGCCTATCCTCTTCGAAGGACCCTGAGGCCGCCTTGGGCGGGCTGGTGGTGCCGAGATGA
- the trpD gene encoding anthranilate phosphoribosyltransferase, producing the protein MITENPEALADMLVSGTFSHPLMVSTLTEMASRGETPREVAALATAFRRAAVPVRTHHAAILDMCGTGGASFRTFNVSSIASLVVSSLGVPVAKHGNRSNRGCGSADFFESIGARLSLSPEEAGTSLDELDFAFLFAPSFHPAMRHAVPVRKEISTRTVFNMLGPLLNPVDARRRQLIGVYSPRLLDLFPPVLSSMGVERALIVHGRPGMDEVSVLGPTAAVLVNGDRTERFLIDPREMGLYHPVPGDVGELTPALSASTAYEILGGRRGARRDMVVLNAACGLLAFGAVKDLDMGVRRCEAAIDSGRAMARMNEYIARTRRSISS; encoded by the coding sequence ATGATCACGGAGAACCCCGAGGCCCTGGCCGACATGCTGGTATCCGGCACCTTCAGCCACCCGTTGATGGTTTCCACTCTCACAGAAATGGCCAGCCGCGGCGAGACCCCACGAGAGGTGGCCGCCCTGGCCACCGCCTTCCGCCGGGCCGCGGTGCCGGTCAGAACGCACCACGCCGCAATCCTGGACATGTGCGGGACGGGGGGCGCCTCGTTCCGCACCTTCAATGTCTCGTCCATCGCTTCCCTCGTGGTATCCTCGCTCGGAGTGCCGGTGGCCAAGCACGGCAACCGCTCCAACCGGGGGTGCGGGAGCGCGGACTTCTTCGAGTCCATTGGGGCCCGATTGTCCCTCTCGCCAGAGGAGGCAGGGACCTCGCTCGATGAATTAGACTTTGCCTTCCTGTTCGCCCCCTCCTTCCATCCGGCGATGCGCCACGCCGTTCCGGTGAGAAAAGAGATCTCCACGCGGACGGTATTCAACATGCTCGGTCCCCTGCTGAACCCGGTGGATGCAAGGCGCCGGCAGCTCATCGGGGTGTACTCCCCTCGCCTCCTGGACCTCTTCCCGCCGGTGCTGTCGTCGATGGGCGTGGAGCGCGCCCTCATCGTGCACGGCCGCCCGGGGATGGATGAGGTGTCCGTTCTCGGGCCGACGGCTGCGGTGCTGGTGAACGGCGACAGGACGGAAAGGTTCCTCATCGACCCTCGGGAGATGGGGCTCTATCACCCGGTGCCCGGCGATGTCGGCGAGCTGACACCGGCGCTCTCGGCCTCCACTGCCTACGAGATATTGGGCGGGAGGAGAGGAGCGAGGCGGGACATGGTGGTGCTCAACGCCGCCTGCGGCCTCCTGGCCTTCGGAGCGGTCAAGGATCTGGACATGGGTGTGCGGCGGTGCGAGGCAGCCATCGATTCCGGCAGGGCGATGGCTAGGATGAACGAGTATATCGCCCGAACCCGCCGGTCGATCTCGAGCTGA
- a CDS encoding aminodeoxychorismate/anthranilate synthase component II, with protein sequence MNVLVIDNYDSFVYNLSHSLEDLGARCTVVRNDAVTVDEVRTFNPDAIVISPGPGVPGDRRDFGVCGDVLTSISHEVPTLGVCLGHQGIAHHYGGHVVRAPAVHGKTSLVEHDGTGIYEGLPAPFTAGRYHSYVVADDLPPELEVVSRTADGTIMGIRHRCYPIEGVQFHPESVLTPDGQMVLANFLRGARA encoded by the coding sequence ATGAATGTGCTGGTGATCGACAACTACGACTCTTTCGTCTACAACCTGAGCCATTCGCTGGAAGACCTCGGCGCCAGGTGCACCGTGGTCCGCAACGATGCCGTCACCGTGGATGAGGTGCGGACGTTCAATCCGGATGCCATTGTCATATCGCCAGGGCCGGGCGTGCCCGGCGACCGCCGAGACTTCGGCGTATGCGGTGATGTCCTGACCTCGATCTCCCACGAGGTCCCGACCCTGGGCGTTTGCCTGGGACACCAGGGCATCGCCCACCACTACGGCGGACACGTGGTCAGGGCGCCAGCGGTGCATGGTAAGACCTCACTGGTCGAGCATGATGGCACCGGTATTTACGAGGGGCTTCCAGCCCCGTTCACCGCCGGGAGGTATCACTCCTATGTCGTCGCCGACGACCTGCCCCCTGAGCTGGAGGTGGTCTCGCGGACCGCCGACGGAACGATCATGGGCATCCGCCACCGTTGCTACCCCATCGAAGGCGTTCAATTCCACCCTGAGTCGGTCCTGACTCCCGACGGGCAAATGGTGCTCGCCAACTTCCTGCGGGGGGCCAGGGCATGA
- a CDS encoding anthranilate synthase component I family protein, with the protein MPVTVQRLDVTLPPFEVYRRLRPQFHGSFILESAVGASRTIAYSFLGFGPMDRLVCRNGRVEGGMGLDHLREEPGAFLRKLTEGFDLSAANFPFMGGLVGYFSYEFAGRAEPSLTPLPSEFPEFELGLYRECLVYDHSNFQVYLLSVGEPGPLGEAIGSMPEPVYRDLKVGKVVADQERGRFEDGVRTIKDRIEAGETFQTVLSRRVSTSYRGDLLNQYAALRELNPSPYMFFLDFDDRTVLGSSPETLLTVRGREATTFPIAGTRPLGTGRDRRRYREELLADEKERAEHAMLVDLARNDLSRVCEGGSVSVPEYMRVEEFSHVQHIVSKVQGTMKEGCSAMDALISVFPAGTVSGAPKPRSMEIIGEVEGHGRGPYAGGVGYVSFNGNLDSAITIRSAFAADGRLYFQAGAGIVADSDPGREFEETEQKLGALRVSLDQATGVKA; encoded by the coding sequence ATGCCTGTCACCGTTCAGCGTCTTGATGTCACCCTTCCCCCCTTCGAGGTCTACCGCAGGCTCAGGCCGCAGTTCCATGGATCGTTCATATTGGAATCGGCGGTCGGAGCTTCGCGCACCATCGCCTATTCCTTCCTCGGGTTCGGCCCCATGGACCGCCTGGTCTGCCGTAATGGCAGGGTCGAGGGCGGGATGGGGCTGGACCACCTCCGTGAGGAACCGGGAGCGTTCCTCCGGAAGCTCACCGAGGGCTTTGACCTCAGCGCCGCCAACTTCCCATTCATGGGTGGTCTGGTGGGCTACTTCTCCTATGAGTTCGCCGGACGGGCGGAGCCTTCCCTAACCCCCCTGCCTTCCGAGTTCCCGGAGTTCGAGCTCGGCCTGTACCGGGAGTGCCTGGTCTACGACCACTCCAACTTTCAAGTGTACTTGCTGTCGGTCGGGGAGCCGGGCCCGCTGGGCGAGGCCATCGGGTCGATGCCCGAACCGGTGTACCGTGACCTCAAGGTCGGGAAGGTCGTCGCCGACCAGGAGAGGGGGCGGTTCGAGGACGGGGTTCGGACGATCAAGGACCGCATCGAGGCCGGGGAGACCTTCCAGACCGTACTGTCCCGCCGCGTGTCCACTTCCTATCGGGGAGACCTCCTAAACCAATATGCGGCACTGCGCGAGCTCAACCCCTCGCCCTACATGTTCTTCCTGGACTTCGATGACCGGACCGTCCTGGGCTCCAGCCCGGAGACCCTCCTGACGGTACGCGGGCGGGAGGCCACCACCTTCCCCATCGCCGGCACGAGGCCACTGGGCACAGGACGGGACCGCAGGCGGTACCGCGAGGAGCTGCTGGCCGACGAGAAGGAACGCGCCGAACACGCCATGCTCGTCGACCTCGCCCGCAACGACCTGTCCCGGGTTTGCGAGGGCGGTTCGGTATCTGTCCCGGAGTACATGCGGGTGGAGGAGTTCTCTCATGTCCAACACATCGTGTCCAAGGTCCAAGGGACCATGAAGGAAGGGTGCTCGGCAATGGATGCCCTCATCTCGGTGTTCCCCGCCGGCACAGTCTCCGGCGCCCCCAAGCCCCGCTCCATGGAGATCATCGGCGAGGTGGAGGGCCACGGCCGCGGGCCTTACGCCGGCGGAGTGGGTTATGTCTCATTCAACGGCAACCTGGACTCGGCCATCACCATCCGTTCGGCATTCGCCGCCGACGGACGGCTGTACTTCCAGGCCGGTGCGGGCATCGTCGCCGATTCCGACCCCGGGAGGGAATTTGAGGAGACCGAGCAGAAGTTGGGGGCGCTCAGGGTCTCGCTCGACCAGGCTACGGGGGTGAAGGCATGA
- a CDS encoding flavodoxin family protein — translation MKVIAFNGSPRKNGNTNRALQVVLEELAKEGIETELVQMGSEDIAPCQACGVCGQKKDRRCKRKDDKVNEWVERIAAADGIIIGSPVYFGSMNAQTKAFIDRVGYVNRANGDLFKRKVGASVAVNRRAGALAAFEAMNNFFLIGQMIVVGSSYWNVATALRPGDMDKDEEGLTTMRDLGRNMAWVLKRLNAP, via the coding sequence ATGAAGGTCATCGCGTTCAACGGTAGCCCGAGGAAGAACGGGAACACCAATCGGGCCCTCCAGGTCGTGCTCGAGGAGCTGGCAAAGGAAGGCATCGAGACCGAGCTGGTCCAAATGGGCAGCGAGGACATCGCCCCTTGCCAGGCGTGCGGGGTGTGCGGGCAGAAGAAGGACCGCCGATGCAAGCGGAAGGACGACAAGGTCAACGAATGGGTGGAGCGGATCGCCGCCGCTGATGGGATAATCATCGGCTCCCCCGTGTACTTCGGCAGCATGAACGCCCAGACCAAAGCCTTCATCGACCGTGTGGGTTACGTTAACCGAGCGAACGGGGACCTGTTCAAGCGCAAGGTGGGCGCCTCGGTCGCGGTCAACCGCAGAGCCGGTGCGCTGGCGGCGTTCGAGGCCATGAACAACTTCTTCCTCATCGGCCAGATGATCGTGGTCGGATCGTCCTACTGGAACGTGGCCACCGCCCTACGACCGGGGGACATGGACAAGGACGAGGAAGGGCTGACCACCATGAGAGACCTAGGCCGCAACATGGCCTGGGTGCTTAAGCGGCTGAACGCTCCCTGA
- a CDS encoding NAD(P)/FAD-dependent oxidoreductase, which yields MDDRDVVVVGSGPAGVSAGFFLRSGNEDLDVLMVDRLDGDKFARYHRMCGEAVSRTAFKYLSPLRPTNIVHNISNVREEWPGGDVIEGRAIGYILDRPAFLRGVVQRYLDMGGKVVRDAVEKIESTVKGTVLTMTSGAMVRAKHVIAADGANSMIRKALFREEPPIMMWTEQHIVKRKVRDDTITFIQAERYKGGYRWEFPAGDHARIGFPRGTDSMEGEEVLETHRRAIPMGGLNNIVRDNVYLTGDAAAMANPLTAGGIRVAMLSGRRAAEAVLADRPMSYQEWWVSSPFASGKFMRAFAKFKVMTDGDYARAAKGFGANPLKLGWCYLTRPEFRVIYGAYYPSAFYGW from the coding sequence TTGGATGATCGCGACGTGGTCGTCGTCGGCTCCGGCCCGGCGGGGGTGTCCGCGGGTTTCTTCCTCCGGTCGGGGAACGAGGATCTGGACGTCCTTATGGTCGATCGCCTTGACGGGGACAAGTTCGCAAGATACCACCGCATGTGCGGGGAAGCAGTCTCCCGCACGGCGTTCAAGTACCTCTCCCCCCTCCGACCGACGAACATCGTGCATAATATCTCCAATGTGAGAGAGGAGTGGCCCGGAGGCGATGTAATCGAAGGCCGGGCCATAGGTTACATCCTCGACCGCCCCGCCTTCCTGCGCGGGGTGGTGCAAAGGTACCTGGACATGGGGGGAAAAGTCGTCCGCGATGCGGTGGAGAAGATCGAGAGTACCGTCAAGGGAACGGTGCTGACCATGACCTCGGGGGCCATGGTTCGGGCCAAGCATGTCATCGCCGCCGATGGTGCCAACTCGATGATCAGAAAAGCCCTCTTCCGCGAGGAACCGCCCATAATGATGTGGACTGAGCAGCACATCGTGAAGCGAAAGGTCAGGGACGACACCATCACCTTCATCCAGGCCGAGCGCTACAAGGGCGGCTACCGCTGGGAGTTCCCGGCCGGGGACCATGCCCGCATAGGATTCCCCCGGGGAACCGACAGCATGGAGGGCGAGGAAGTTCTGGAGACTCACCGGCGGGCCATACCCATGGGGGGCCTCAATAACATCGTCCGCGACAATGTATACCTGACCGGGGACGCCGCGGCGATGGCCAACCCGCTTACCGCCGGGGGCATCAGGGTGGCCATGCTCTCCGGGCGAAGGGCGGCGGAGGCGGTCCTTGCCGACCGACCGATGAGCTACCAAGAGTGGTGGGTCTCGTCGCCCTTCGCCTCAGGGAAGTTCATGCGGGCCTTCGCCAAGTTCAAGGTCATGACCGACGGCGACTACGCGCGTGCGGCCAAAGGATTCGGGGCCAATCCCCTGAAGCTTGGGTGGTGCTATCTCACCCGGCCAGAGTTCAGGGTCATCTACGGGGCTTATTATCCATCAGCTTTCTACGGGTGGTAA